In Borreliella spielmanii, the following proteins share a genomic window:
- a CDS encoding P12 family lipoprotein: MGKNLFLYILLMLGLMSCSLDSKLFGNKEQNNNDNVKEVLDSVQKDSLKNLYSSQEEQKGFNKNFGERKYQDLIVPIGPMVSSKSLNNKVDIPNISTNHAKKKEIKKEDLVPFTYEERRASEVIKNIQDILKDSGFFNLIEDVCVLKDEYILIKDDFNNVMSKIQSKKASLMENLNNNKNKIRELAQLQNELKIGFEFDEFINKIDMAEQEIRSAALFFDIAQKSLEESIIKRLESKNKASYALKLSREALSKAESTLDNLDSYFLKKAEVMVKKQELEKLIEHVKTVLKSIN, from the coding sequence GTGGGAAAAAATTTGTTTTTATATATATTGTTAATGTTAGGATTGATGTCTTGTAGTCTAGATTCTAAATTATTTGGTAATAAAGAACAAAATAATAATGATAATGTAAAAGAAGTTTTGGATAGTGTTCAAAAAGATTCTTTAAAGAATTTATATAGTAGTCAAGAAGAGCAAAAAGGTTTTAATAAAAATTTTGGAGAGCGGAAATATCAGGATTTAATTGTTCCTATAGGACCTATGGTGTCTTCAAAATCATTGAATAATAAGGTTGATATACCGAATATTTCAACTAATCATGCTAAAAAAAAAGAAATAAAAAAAGAGGATTTAGTTCCTTTTACTTATGAAGAAAGAAGGGCAAGTGAAGTAATTAAAAATATACAAGATATTCTTAAAGACTCTGGATTCTTTAATTTAATTGAGGATGTGTGTGTACTTAAAGATGAATATATTTTAATAAAAGATGATTTTAATAATGTGATGAGCAAGATTCAGAGTAAAAAAGCATCACTAATGGAAAATTTAAATAACAATAAAAATAAGATAAGGGAACTAGCGCAATTGCAAAATGAGTTAAAGATAGGTTTTGAATTTGATGAATTTATAAATAAGATCGATATGGCAGAACAAGAGATAAGATCTGCAGCTTTATTTTTTGATATTGCTCAGAAAAGTTTAGAAGAGAGCATTATTAAAAGATTAGAGAGTAAAAATAAGGCATCTTATGCACTAAAATTATCTAGGGAAGCTTTAAGTAAAGCAGAGAGTACTTTAGATAACTTAGACTCTTATTTTTTAAAAAAAGCTGAGGTAATGGTGAAAAAGCAAGAATTGGAAAAACTTATTGAACATGTAAAAACCGTTTTAAAAAGTATTAACTAA
- a CDS encoding plasmid maintenance protein encodes MENQLISKLHIELGILVLTIELANTQFSQYSPKVILKHYNDKLKISGLTDTTLTIMEKYLDKLKEIKIIAKFYTKDRDCGILCYYKLNCSAKQAQSKISDYLLLKKI; translated from the coding sequence ATGGAAAATCAATTAATCAGCAAATTGCACATTGAATTGGGAATTCTTGTCTTAACAATAGAACTAGCAAATACTCAATTTAGTCAATATTCTCCAAAAGTGATACTTAAGCACTATAATGACAAACTTAAAATTTCGGGGCTGACCGACACCACACTAACAATAATGGAAAAATATCTTGATAAATTAAAAGAAATAAAAATCATAGCTAAATTTTATACTAAAGACAGGGATTGTGGCATTTTATGTTATTACAAGCTTAATTGCTCCGCTAAGCAAGCTCAATCAAAAATATCAGACTATTTACTTTTAAAAAAAATATAA
- a CDS encoding P52 family lipoprotein → MKLSAVEYCVLSDMRQVIDRFANNNFLAYQSDSSDFLAYQSDGSDFLWPLFEDYSENDFDKFFTRLGTKRSKELINLFLKLKMRVSNSVFETEVFFLYMCIKDAYLINLFYFDDDEHNCFDCVMRTFDQQFKSIVKSLKLKLEDFGVFV, encoded by the coding sequence TTGAAATTGAGTGCGGTTGAATATTGTGTTTTAAGTGATATGCGCCAGGTTATAGACCGATTTGCAAATAATAACTTTTTAGCGTATCAATCCGATAGCTCTGATTTTTTAGCGTATCAATCCGATGGCTCTGATTTTTTATGGCCGCTATTTGAAGACTATAGTGAAAATGATTTTGACAAGTTCTTTACAAGATTGGGCACCAAGAGGTCTAAAGAGCTAATAAATCTATTTCTCAAATTGAAAATGCGTGTAAGTAATAGTGTATTTGAAACAGAAGTTTTTTTCTTGTATATGTGTATTAAGGACGCATACTTAATTAATCTTTTTTATTTTGATGATGATGAGCACAATTGTTTTGATTGTGTTATGCGTACTTTTGATCAACAATTCAAAAGCATAGTAAAATCTTTAAAATTAAAATTGGAAGATTTTGGTGTTTTTGTGTAA